In a single window of the Gadus chalcogrammus isolate NIFS_2021 chromosome 20, NIFS_Gcha_1.0, whole genome shotgun sequence genome:
- the spc25 gene encoding kinetochore protein Spc25 isoform X2 — protein MTMASIKDPHVVDSFRVAMEEVYSRLLVQTSGEISEAAVELGLSHRLSMKSAADTCSKKCEDDKLFETIQTNEQDLAKKTLLMKEKRDSISRSLVEMEQKQGQKDALRLQMETLREEQVERRGLVVSQNRANKDRLKNLLKAKQVFQERLGLEIRRIHGQKLQFVFQNVNPASPENVYTFTMGINADGSYQIMSSDPVLESLGDLDKRLKQTNNISAFLANIRKEFVAQACFSTGS, from the exons ATGACCATGGCTTCTATCAAAGATCCCCATGTCGTCGACTCGTTCCGAGTGGCGATGGAGGAGGTCTACAGCCGGCTCCTGGTCCAGACCTCCGGGGAGATAAGCGAGGCTGCTGTGGAGTTGGGCCTGTCCCACAGACTGTCCATGAAGTCTGCTGCGG ATACCTGCTCCAAGAAATGTGAGGACGACAAGCTGTTTGAAACCATTCAGACAAACGAACAGG ACCTGGCTAAGAAGACCCTGCTCATGAAGGAGAAGAGGGACTCCATTTCACGAAGCCTGGTGGAGATGGAGCAGAAACAGGGGCAGAAAGACGCCCTCCGGCTGCAGATGGAGACCCTgagagaggagcaggtggagaggaggggct TGGTCGTATCTCAGAACAGAGCCAACAAGGACAGGCTGAAGAATCTGTTGAAGGCCAAGCAGGTGTTTCAGGAACGGCTGGGCCTGGAGATCAGAAGAATCCACG GCCAAAAGCTGCAGTTTGTTTTCCAGAATGTTAACCCTGCAAGTCCTGAAAACGTATATACCTTCACCATGGGGATTAATGCAGACGGCTCCTATCAGA TCATGTCTAGCGACCCAGTGCTGGAGTCCCTGGGGGATCTGGACAAGCGGCTCAAACAGACCAATAACATCTCCGCCTTCTTGGCCAACATCAGGAAGGAGTTCGTTGCCCAGGCATGCTTCTCGACCGGCTCCTAG
- the spc25 gene encoding kinetochore protein Spc25 isoform X1 — MTMASIKDPHVVDSFRVAMEEVYSRLLVQTSGEISEAAVELGLSHRLSMKSAADTCSKKCEDDKLFETIQTNEQDLAKKTLLMKEKRDSISRSLVEMEQKQGQKDALRLQMETLREEQVERRGLVVSQNRANKDRLKNLLKAKQVFQERLGLEIRRIHGQKLQFVFQNVNPASPENVYTFTMGINADGSYQIMSSDPVLMVSYSLSHV; from the exons ATGACCATGGCTTCTATCAAAGATCCCCATGTCGTCGACTCGTTCCGAGTGGCGATGGAGGAGGTCTACAGCCGGCTCCTGGTCCAGACCTCCGGGGAGATAAGCGAGGCTGCTGTGGAGTTGGGCCTGTCCCACAGACTGTCCATGAAGTCTGCTGCGG ATACCTGCTCCAAGAAATGTGAGGACGACAAGCTGTTTGAAACCATTCAGACAAACGAACAGG ACCTGGCTAAGAAGACCCTGCTCATGAAGGAGAAGAGGGACTCCATTTCACGAAGCCTGGTGGAGATGGAGCAGAAACAGGGGCAGAAAGACGCCCTCCGGCTGCAGATGGAGACCCTgagagaggagcaggtggagaggaggggct TGGTCGTATCTCAGAACAGAGCCAACAAGGACAGGCTGAAGAATCTGTTGAAGGCCAAGCAGGTGTTTCAGGAACGGCTGGGCCTGGAGATCAGAAGAATCCACG GCCAAAAGCTGCAGTTTGTTTTCCAGAATGTTAACCCTGCAAGTCCTGAAAACGTATATACCTTCACCATGGGGATTAATGCAGACGGCTCCTATCAGA TCATGTCTAGCGACCCGGTGCTAATGGTCTCTTATTCACTCAGTCATGTCTAG
- the spc25 gene encoding kinetochore protein Spc25 isoform X3: protein MEEVYSRLLVQTSGEISEAAVELGLSHRLSMKSAADTCSKKCEDDKLFETIQTNEQDLAKKTLLMKEKRDSISRSLVEMEQKQGQKDALRLQMETLREEQVERRGLVVSQNRANKDRLKNLLKAKQVFQERLGLEIRRIHGQKLQFVFQNVNPASPENVYTFTMGINADGSYQIMSSDPVLESLGDLDKRLKQTNNISAFLANIRKEFVAQACFSTGS, encoded by the exons ATGGAGGAGGTCTACAGCCGGCTCCTGGTCCAGACCTCCGGGGAGATAAGCGAGGCTGCTGTGGAGTTGGGCCTGTCCCACAGACTGTCCATGAAGTCTGCTGCGG ATACCTGCTCCAAGAAATGTGAGGACGACAAGCTGTTTGAAACCATTCAGACAAACGAACAGG ACCTGGCTAAGAAGACCCTGCTCATGAAGGAGAAGAGGGACTCCATTTCACGAAGCCTGGTGGAGATGGAGCAGAAACAGGGGCAGAAAGACGCCCTCCGGCTGCAGATGGAGACCCTgagagaggagcaggtggagaggaggggct TGGTCGTATCTCAGAACAGAGCCAACAAGGACAGGCTGAAGAATCTGTTGAAGGCCAAGCAGGTGTTTCAGGAACGGCTGGGCCTGGAGATCAGAAGAATCCACG GCCAAAAGCTGCAGTTTGTTTTCCAGAATGTTAACCCTGCAAGTCCTGAAAACGTATATACCTTCACCATGGGGATTAATGCAGACGGCTCCTATCAGA TCATGTCTAGCGACCCAGTGCTGGAGTCCCTGGGGGATCTGGACAAGCGGCTCAAACAGACCAATAACATCTCCGCCTTCTTGGCCAACATCAGGAAGGAGTTCGTTGCCCAGGCATGCTTCTCGACCGGCTCCTAG
- the nostrin gene encoding nostrin isoform X2 translates to MRDPVGSCYYNSLYQDVKRYSKHGEYFFKELMAVFQQRAELELNYAKGIQKLASRLLRASKGMSNNSTYSAWCHVSDEMYSTADTHRTLGNAFQQEAVLELRQVLDEHSKRKRPLDNHVEKTGKLLTANWNEQLKMKKKLVGITREHEALVNFVETNKHICTEKEKQKMLNRLTKSAQTQAKLDEEYFSRNMEGHQVRLKWENTLKNCYQIIQELEKQRLEILSTTLDRYRLHISGFGQSLMQGQRGVEQAMQRVDLQKDIQALVEETSATAQENKADFLMADYFEEDSKSLMGKERRRDAIKVKLQRLEESIAKTKKDREGLLKLMKSNSDNPSSANQKNMKETRQLLEETTLKQDLLEATHYKVSLSLVALGEGRAIHRFSHSFSHSISKWKDKDCEHSVIQLTRPVVMRSSRQTSSMYNKGAPPPDQGPPHPEQGPP, encoded by the exons ATGAGGGATCCCGTGGGCAGCTGCTAT TACAACTCCCTGTACCAAGATGTGAAGCGATATTCAAAGCACGGGGAATACTTCTTCAAAGAACTGATGGCAGTTTTCCAGCAAAG GGCTGAGCTGGAACTCAACTATGCCAAAGGAATCCAGAAACTAGCCAGTAGACTTCTCAGGGCGTCAAAAGGAATGTCAAATAA TTCCACCTACAGCGCCTGGTGCCACGTGTCGGACGAGATGTACtccacagcagacacacacag AACTCTGGGAAATGCTTTCCAGCAAGAAGCCGTCCTGGAATTACGACAAGTTTTAGACGAGCACAGTAAAAGGAAGAGGCCT CTTGACAATCATGTCGAGAAAACCGGAAAACTGTTGACAGCCAACTGGAACGAGCAACTGAAG ATGAAGAAGAAACTGGTCGGGATAACCAGAGAGCACGAGGCACTCGTCAACTTTGTTGAAACCAATAAGCACATCTGCActgaaaaggaaaaacaaaag ATGCTCAACCGACTGACCAAATCAGCACAGACCCAGGCCAAACTGGACGAGGAATACTTTAGCAGGAACATGGAGGGCCATCAGGTCCGACTGAAGTGGGAGAACACGTTGAAGAACTGCTACCAG ATAatccaggagctggagaagcagCGCCTGGAGATTTTGAGCACCACTCTGGACAGATACCGCCTCCACATTTCAGGCTTTGGACAGAGCCTCATGCAG GGTCAGAGGGGGGTTGAGCAGGCGATGCAGAGAGTGGACTTGCAGAAGGACATCCAAGCGCTGGTGGAGGAAACCAGTGCCACAGCCCAGGAGAACAAAGCAGACTTTTTGATGGCTGACTATTTT GAGGAAGACAGCAAATCCCTGatggggaaggagagaaggagagacgccATCAAAGTGAAACTCCAACGTTTGGAAGAAAGCATtgcaaagacaaagaaagatcGCGAGG GACTACTGAAACTGATGAAAAGCAACTCTGATAATCCCTCCTCTGCAAACCAGAAGAACATGAAGGAAACCCGGCAGCTGCTCGAGGAG ACAACCCTGAAGCAGGATCTCCTTGAAGCCACTCATTATAAGGTGTCCCTGTCGCTGGTGGCGCTGGGGGAGGGCAGGGCCATCCATCGCTTCAGCCACAGCTTCAGCCACAGCATCTCCAAATGGAAGGACAAG GATTGTGAGCACAGTGTTATTCAACTGACCCGTCCAGTGGTCATGAGGTCCTCCAGACAGACCTCCAGCATGTACAACAAGGGGGCCCCTCCCCCAGACCAGGGGCCCCCTCACCCTGAGCAAGGCCCCCCATGA
- the nostrin gene encoding nostrin isoform X3, with protein MSNNSTYSAWCHVSDEMYSTADTHRTLGNAFQQEAVLELRQVLDEHSKRKRPLDNHVEKTGKLLTANWNEQLKMKKKLVGITREHEALVNFVETNKHICTEKEKQKMLNRLTKSAQTQAKLDEEYFSRNMEGHQVRLKWENTLKNCYQIIQELEKQRLEILSTTLDRYRLHISGFGQSLMQGQRGVEQAMQRVDLQKDIQALVEETSATAQENKADFLMADYFEEDSKSLMGKERRRDAIKVKLQRLEESIAKTKKDREVFFMIGLLKLMKSNSDNPSSANQKNMKETRQLLEETTLKQDLLEATHYKVSLSLVALGEGRAIHRFSHSFSHSISKWKDKDCEHSVIQLTRPVVMRSSRQTSSMYNKGAPPPDQGPPHPEQGPP; from the exons ATGTCAAATAA TTCCACCTACAGCGCCTGGTGCCACGTGTCGGACGAGATGTACtccacagcagacacacacag AACTCTGGGAAATGCTTTCCAGCAAGAAGCCGTCCTGGAATTACGACAAGTTTTAGACGAGCACAGTAAAAGGAAGAGGCCT CTTGACAATCATGTCGAGAAAACCGGAAAACTGTTGACAGCCAACTGGAACGAGCAACTGAAG ATGAAGAAGAAACTGGTCGGGATAACCAGAGAGCACGAGGCACTCGTCAACTTTGTTGAAACCAATAAGCACATCTGCActgaaaaggaaaaacaaaag ATGCTCAACCGACTGACCAAATCAGCACAGACCCAGGCCAAACTGGACGAGGAATACTTTAGCAGGAACATGGAGGGCCATCAGGTCCGACTGAAGTGGGAGAACACGTTGAAGAACTGCTACCAG ATAatccaggagctggagaagcagCGCCTGGAGATTTTGAGCACCACTCTGGACAGATACCGCCTCCACATTTCAGGCTTTGGACAGAGCCTCATGCAG GGTCAGAGGGGGGTTGAGCAGGCGATGCAGAGAGTGGACTTGCAGAAGGACATCCAAGCGCTGGTGGAGGAAACCAGTGCCACAGCCCAGGAGAACAAAGCAGACTTTTTGATGGCTGACTATTTT GAGGAAGACAGCAAATCCCTGatggggaaggagagaaggagagacgccATCAAAGTGAAACTCCAACGTTTGGAAGAAAGCATtgcaaagacaaagaaagatcGCGAGG ttttttttatgatAGGACTACTGAAACTGATGAAAAGCAACTCTGATAATCCCTCCTCTGCAAACCAGAAGAACATGAAGGAAACCCGGCAGCTGCTCGAGGAG ACAACCCTGAAGCAGGATCTCCTTGAAGCCACTCATTATAAGGTGTCCCTGTCGCTGGTGGCGCTGGGGGAGGGCAGGGCCATCCATCGCTTCAGCCACAGCTTCAGCCACAGCATCTCCAAATGGAAGGACAAG GATTGTGAGCACAGTGTTATTCAACTGACCCGTCCAGTGGTCATGAGGTCCTCCAGACAGACCTCCAGCATGTACAACAAGGGGGCCCCTCCCCCAGACCAGGGGCCCCCTCACCCTGAGCAAGGCCCCCCATGA
- the nostrin gene encoding nostrin isoform X1 yields the protein MRDPVGSCYYNSLYQDVKRYSKHGEYFFKELMAVFQQRAELELNYAKGIQKLASRLLRASKGMSNNSTYSAWCHVSDEMYSTADTHRTLGNAFQQEAVLELRQVLDEHSKRKRPLDNHVEKTGKLLTANWNEQLKMKKKLVGITREHEALVNFVETNKHICTEKEKQKMLNRLTKSAQTQAKLDEEYFSRNMEGHQVRLKWENTLKNCYQIIQELEKQRLEILSTTLDRYRLHISGFGQSLMQGQRGVEQAMQRVDLQKDIQALVEETSATAQENKADFLMADYFEEDSKSLMGKERRRDAIKVKLQRLEESIAKTKKDREVFFMIGLLKLMKSNSDNPSSANQKNMKETRQLLEETTLKQDLLEATHYKVSLSLVALGEGRAIHRFSHSFSHSISKWKDKDCEHSVIQLTRPVVMRSSRQTSSMYNKGAPPPDQGPPHPEQGPP from the exons ATGAGGGATCCCGTGGGCAGCTGCTAT TACAACTCCCTGTACCAAGATGTGAAGCGATATTCAAAGCACGGGGAATACTTCTTCAAAGAACTGATGGCAGTTTTCCAGCAAAG GGCTGAGCTGGAACTCAACTATGCCAAAGGAATCCAGAAACTAGCCAGTAGACTTCTCAGGGCGTCAAAAGGAATGTCAAATAA TTCCACCTACAGCGCCTGGTGCCACGTGTCGGACGAGATGTACtccacagcagacacacacag AACTCTGGGAAATGCTTTCCAGCAAGAAGCCGTCCTGGAATTACGACAAGTTTTAGACGAGCACAGTAAAAGGAAGAGGCCT CTTGACAATCATGTCGAGAAAACCGGAAAACTGTTGACAGCCAACTGGAACGAGCAACTGAAG ATGAAGAAGAAACTGGTCGGGATAACCAGAGAGCACGAGGCACTCGTCAACTTTGTTGAAACCAATAAGCACATCTGCActgaaaaggaaaaacaaaag ATGCTCAACCGACTGACCAAATCAGCACAGACCCAGGCCAAACTGGACGAGGAATACTTTAGCAGGAACATGGAGGGCCATCAGGTCCGACTGAAGTGGGAGAACACGTTGAAGAACTGCTACCAG ATAatccaggagctggagaagcagCGCCTGGAGATTTTGAGCACCACTCTGGACAGATACCGCCTCCACATTTCAGGCTTTGGACAGAGCCTCATGCAG GGTCAGAGGGGGGTTGAGCAGGCGATGCAGAGAGTGGACTTGCAGAAGGACATCCAAGCGCTGGTGGAGGAAACCAGTGCCACAGCCCAGGAGAACAAAGCAGACTTTTTGATGGCTGACTATTTT GAGGAAGACAGCAAATCCCTGatggggaaggagagaaggagagacgccATCAAAGTGAAACTCCAACGTTTGGAAGAAAGCATtgcaaagacaaagaaagatcGCGAGG ttttttttatgatAGGACTACTGAAACTGATGAAAAGCAACTCTGATAATCCCTCCTCTGCAAACCAGAAGAACATGAAGGAAACCCGGCAGCTGCTCGAGGAG ACAACCCTGAAGCAGGATCTCCTTGAAGCCACTCATTATAAGGTGTCCCTGTCGCTGGTGGCGCTGGGGGAGGGCAGGGCCATCCATCGCTTCAGCCACAGCTTCAGCCACAGCATCTCCAAATGGAAGGACAAG GATTGTGAGCACAGTGTTATTCAACTGACCCGTCCAGTGGTCATGAGGTCCTCCAGACAGACCTCCAGCATGTACAACAAGGGGGCCCCTCCCCCAGACCAGGGGCCCCCTCACCCTGAGCAAGGCCCCCCATGA